One region of Macadamia integrifolia cultivar HAES 741 chromosome 11, SCU_Mint_v3, whole genome shotgun sequence genomic DNA includes:
- the LOC122093853 gene encoding serine/threonine-protein kinase D6PKL2-like, translating to MASRIGGRAPSEQQQKTAGNQTVETKPRRPSPLQISSKTCKSEPATPKKLPRSVQQSPLKQATVEGTNDQKSQNSQKKGSANLGPDKLESNALSDNLKGLPKKANLSVNDTRGSLEAVGDEVKTSEYSNVKDSSASAKVSDGTSSLTKTSGSAKISDRADFVDSGKSSMCRGSTSSDVSDESSCSSFSSSISKPHKGNDSRWEAIQAVRVKDGVLGLSHFRLLKRLGCGDIGSVYLSELTGTKCYFAMKVMDKTSLASRKKLLRAQTEREILQSLDHPFLPTLYTHFETDKFSCLVMEFCPGGDLHTLRQRQLGKHFSEQAVKFYVAEVLLALEYLHMLGIVYRDLKPENVLVREDGHIMLSDFDLSLRCAVSPTLVKSTLGESDPFRRNPVYCVQPACIEPSCIQPSCVAPTTCFSPRLFSSKSKKERKPKNEIGNQVSPLPELIAEPTGARSMSFVGTHEYLAPEIIKGEGHGSAVDWWTFGIFLYELLFGKTPFKGSGNRATLLNVVGQPLRFPESPIVSFPARDLIRGLLVKEPQHRLAYKRGATEIKQHPFFEGINWALIRCASPPEIPKPVEIEKIPAPTASTSEKAAAADQKSSDNYLEFDFF from the exons ATGGCCTCAAGAATTGGTGGTAGAGCTCCCTCAGAACAGCAGCAAAAAACAGCTGGTAATCAAACTGTAGAAACAAAGCCTCGCAGGCCCTCACCTTTACAGATTTCTTCGAAGACATGCAAATCAGAGCCGGCTACACCGAAAAAGTTACCAAGATCTGTGCAACAAAGCCCATTGAAGCAGGCCACCGTAGAAGGCACAAATGACCAAAAATCACAAAATTCTCAAAAGAAGGGGTCTGCCAATTTGGGACCTGATAAATTAGAGTCAAATGCCTTATCGGATAATTTGAAGGGACTGCCAAAGAAAGCAAATCTTTCTGTAAATGACACTAGGGGCTCACTTGAAGCGGTTGGGGACGAAGTGAAAACATCCGAGTACAGCAATGTGAAGGATAGCTCAGCTTCTGCCAAAGTTAGTGATGGAACCAGCAGTCTCACCAAGACTAGTGGTAGTGCCAAAATTAGTGACCGTGCTGATTTTGTTGACAGTGGCAAGAGCAGTATGTGCAGAGGAAGCACAAGCAGTGATGTGAGTGATGAGAGCAGCTGCAGCAGTTTCAGTAGCAGCATCAGCAAGCCTCATAAAGGGAATGATTCGAGATGGGAAGCCATACAAGCTGTAAGAGTCAAAGATGGAGTATTGGGTTTGAGCCATTTCAGATTGCTGAAGAGGTTGGGCTGCGGGGATATTGGTAGTGTCTATTTGTCAGAGTTAACTGGGACAAAGTGTTATTTTGCAATGAAGGTTATGGACAAAACTTCTCTGGCAAGCCGTAAGAAGCTGCTTCGGGCTCAGACAGAAAGAGAGATTCTGCAGTCTTTGGATCACCCGTTTCTCCCAACATTGTATACCCACTTTGAGACTGACAAGTTCTCATGTTTGGTGATGGAATTTTGCCCTGGTGGAGACTTGCACACACTTAGGCAAAGGCAGCTGGGGAAACATTTTTCTGAGCAGGCAGTGAA GTTTTATGTAGCAGAGGTCCTCCTAGCTCTTGAGTACCTCCACATGCTTGGGATAGTTTACCGTGACCTCAAGCCAGAAAATGTCCTTGTTAGAGAAGATGGTCACATAATGCTCTCAGATTTTGACCTCTCTCTCCGATGTGCTGTCAGCCCAACACTTGTGAAATCTACATTAGGTGAATCTGACCCCTTCCGGAGGAATCCTGTGTACTGTGTCCAGCCAGCTTGCATTGAACCCTCTTGCATTCAACCATCTTGTGTGGCCCCAACCACGTGCTTTTCGCCGCGCCTCTTTTCCAGCAAgtcaaagaaggaaaggaaaccTAAAAATGAGATTGGGAACCAAGTCAGTCCATTGCCGGAGCTCATTGCTGAGCCAACAGGGGCAAGGTCGATGTCCTTTGTTGGGACCCATGAGTACTTGGCTCCTGAAATTATCAAAGGTGAAGGTCATGGGAGTGCTGTAGACTGGTGGACTTTTGGGATCTTCCTATATGAGCTCTTGTTCGGTAAGACTCCCTTCAAGGGGTCGGGTAACCGTGCAACCCTTCTCAATGTAGTGGGTCAGCCACTTCGGTTCCCAGAGTCACCAATTGTAAGTTTCCCAGCGAGGGATCTGATAAGGGGGCTTCTGGTAAAGGAACCACAGCACAGGTTAGCATACAAGCGTGGGGCAACAGAAATCAAGCAACACCCCTTCTTTGAAGGAATAAACTGGGCTTTGATACGCTGTgcaagcccacctgagattccTAAGCCGGTAGAGATTGAGAAGATTCCAGCACCCACAGCATCAACAAGCGAGAAGGCTGCTGCTGCAGATCAGAAAAGCTCTGATAATTatcttgaatttgatttctttTAG
- the LOC122094415 gene encoding U-box domain-containing protein 35-like, producing MEKGEIWVEDEDEDGSSYPNNFMIRSSVSEIIEEEFDDHGRERILGTINEEFQTSGGGPDYDDDNVYVAVGKSDSSMVALKWALKNSLEPSSCVFLIHVFPEVHHIPTPLGRFPKNQASPEQLESYRSQERSKRREVLVKFLNLCSASRVKVDTILIESDLTAKAVSELIPILNIKKLVLGTTKSNLRKGKRKGIASEIQREAPEFCEVKIICEGKDVSGQMMIMATTPTTTMASPNLSPRTPTHNDEEEVQVRPDQNEEVINPRTPKQGSHSGNKNVKNRGTDDSFSCCSCFFSRFT from the exons ATGGAGAAGGGGGAGATATgggttgaagatgaagatgaagatgggtCTTCTTATCCCAACAATTTTATGATCAGGAGCAGCGTTAGTGAGATAATAGAAGAGGAGTTTGATGATCATGGCCGAGAGAGAATCCTTGGGACGATCAACGAAGAATTTCAGACGAGTGGTGGTGGTCCAGATTATGATGATGACAACGTTTATGTTGCAGTGGGGAAGAGTGATTCGAGCATGGTTGCTCTCAAGTGGGCTTTAAAGAACTCCCTTGAGCCCTCCTCCtgtgtttttctcatccatgtctTCCCTGAGGTTCATCACATTCCCACTCCCT TGGGGAGGTTTCCAAAGAACCAAGCGAGCCCAGAGCAGTTGGAGAGTTACAGGAGCCAAGAAAGGAGCAAGAGAAGGGAAGTCCTTGTGAAGTTCTTGAATCTCTGTTCTGCTTCTCGG GTAAAAGTAGATACCATACTGATAGAGAGTGATCTTACAGCAAAGGCCGTGTCGGAACTCATTCCCATTCTCAACATTAAGAAGCTGGTGCTTGGCACCACCAAATCCAACCTCAG GAAAGGGAAGAGGAAAGGGATTGCTAGTGAAATACAGAGAGAGGCACCTGAGTTCTGCGAGGTTAAGATCATATGTGAAGGTAAGGATGTGAGTGGACAGATGATGATAATGGCAACTACCCCAACCACCACCATGGCTTCCCCTAACCTTTCTCCGCGTACACCAACccataatgatgaagaagaagtcCAAGTTCGTCCGGATCAAAATGAGGAAGTAATCAATCCAAGAACACCAAAGCAGGGTTCACACTCTGGTAATAAAAATGTTAAGAACAGGGGAACAGATGATTCATTTTCTTGTTGTAGCTGCTTCTTTTCCAGGTTCACATAA